From Coturnix japonica isolate 7356 chromosome 3, Coturnix japonica 2.1, whole genome shotgun sequence, the proteins below share one genomic window:
- the C3H1orf100 gene encoding uncharacterized protein C1orf100 homolog, with protein MCSAIKPMEFADPTPTLPPGLVVRPGKDVRGFYPGEVGRVHQTYVPRRAPGPFIRLRPAPVNYEAQTPFQPVFDNSALRNYAHFQNTVRKPTADWYHQTSYKAAFNLSSLKTGHENKHTPTTVPVPYTTWNRHPGQRMVSASWAYS; from the exons ATGTGCTCTGCAATCAAACCAATGGAGTTTGCTGATCCCACACCGACCTTGCCACCAGG CTTGGTTGTTCGCCCTGGAAAAGATGTCCGTGGATTTTATCCTGGAGAAGTGGGACGTGTCCACCAGACATATGTGCCCAGAAGAGCTCCAGG GCCTTTCATTAGACTAAGACCAGCTCCAGTAAACTATGAAGCCCAAACTCCATTTCAACCTGTCTTTGACAATTCAGCTCTCAGGAATTATGCCCATTTCCAAAACACAGTGAGAAAGCCCACGGCTGACTGGTACCACCAAACTTCCTACAAGGCAGCATTTAACTTGTCTAGTCTCAAAACAG gtcatgaaaataaacacacaccAACAACAGTTCCGGTACCATATACTACCTGGAATAGACATCCTGGTCAGAGGATGGTTTCTGCTTCCTGGGCCTACAGTTGA